Part of the Sphingopyxis sp. 113P3 genome, GGCGTCTCGCCCCATTCTTCGCTCGGCATGCCGACGACGGCGGCTTCGACGACGCGCTCGTCCGCGGTCAGGATCGCTTCGAGGTCGCTCGGGAAGATGTTGAAGCCGCCCGAGATGATCATGTCCTTTGCCCGGTCCATGAGAGTGAGGAATCCGTCCTCGTCGATCCGGCCGATGTCGCCGTGGCGATAGAAAAGATTTCCTTCTGCATCGTACCAATGCATCGCCTTGGTCGCGTCGGGGCGGTTGTTATAACCCGTCATCATTGCAGGGCTCCGGCCGACCAGCTCGCCGACCGAGCCTTGCGGCAGTTCGTTGCCGTCTTCGTCGATCACCTTGGCGATATGGCCGGGCGCGGGTTTGCCGACGGTGTGGAGCTTGTCCGGATATTGATGCGCTTCGAGGATGAATGTCGCTCCGCCCTCGGTCATGCCGTAGATTTCGACCAGCCCGCCCGGCCAGCGTTTCAGCACATCGGCCTTGAGCGCAGCGGGGAAGGGCGCCGAGGTGCAATATTTCATGACGAAGCTCGAAAGGTCGAAGCGGTCGAAATCCTCCAGGGCCATGATACGGCGATACTGCACAGGCACGAGCATCGTATTGGTCGCCCGCTCGCGCTCGGCGAGTTCGAGGAATCCCCGAGCGTCGAATTTCTTCATCAGCACAACCTGCCCGCCCGACCCGAGGGTTGGCAGGAAGCTTGCCATTGTCGTGTTTGAATAGAGCGGGGTTGAAAGGATCGTCACCGCCGCCGGCCCATAGGCTGGGGCGCCGCGCTGGATATGCTGCCAGCGCATTGCATGGCTGTGCACGATGCCCTTCGGCGTACCCGTCGTGCCCGACGAATAGATGATATTGAAGCCGTCAAGCGGATCGATCGTCACCGGCGCCGGGGCAGCGCCCTCTGCCGCCATCCAGATATCGAGCGGCGTGCCGACGTCACTGCCGTCCATCGCGATGCGATCGCTCGCGGTGACGATCTGACCTTCAAGGCTTGCCGAAGCGGCGCTGTCGAGGAACAGGTGGCGCGCGCCCGTGTCAGCGATCATCGCCGCCATCTGTTCTCCGGTCGCGCTGTTGGTGATCAGCCCCGCGACTCCGCCGGCGCGCAGCGTGCCGAGGATGACCGCCACCTGCTCGACACTGTTCAGCCCTGCGATCGCGGTTCGATCTCCCTTCGTCAGCCCGTCCTCCTGCAGCCGCGCGGCGATTCGGTCGACGATCCGGTCGAGCTCGAGCCAGCTGAGGCGCCGGAACGGATCGGCGGCCGCTACGGCACCGGGACGTTTTTTTGCGTGAGCGCGAACGAGGTCGGGCAGGGTGGCGAAGTCGGTTGCGAGGATGTCGTCGGTGGTCATGGCGACCCGTTAGCACAGCAGCGCCGGTCTGCAACGCCGCGAGGAAATATCGGCGGCGAGCTTGCTTGACCAAAAGTTTCAACTCGCTACTCACCCCTTGCATAATCAAAGCAGATAGCTCCGGAGACGATGCCCGATGCACCCTTCAGTCCATGCCCGCACCAATCCTCAAAAGCCGGCGGTCATCGTCGCCGAGACGGGCGAGGCGATCAGCTATGCAGAGCTCGACGCAGCGTCGAACCGCGCGGCGCAGATGTTCCGCGCGCATGGGCTGGAGCATGAGGATGTCATTGCCTTCATGCTCGACAACACGCCGCACTATTACGGGCTGACCTGGGGCGCACAGCGCGCTGGGCTTCGCTATGTCTGCATCTCGTCGCGGCTGACGCAGGACGAGACCGACTATATTCTGGAAAATTCGGGCGCGAAGATGCTGGTGGTGGCCGCGAGCCTTGCACCGGCCGCGCTTCAGCTCCAGACGAAGATCGAACGCTTCTCGATGGGCGGCGAGATTGCCGGCTGGCCGAAGATCGAGGATGAGCTCGCAAGGATGCCCGCCGATCCCATCGCCGACGAGCGTGCCGGTGTCGACATGCTCTATTCGTCGGGGACCACCGGGCGGCCCAAGGGCGTGCGCGTGCCGCTGCCCGAAGAGCCGGCGATCGATGCGCCCAACAGCTTGGTCATGCTCGCCTCGATGGCGTTCGGCATCAATTCCGAGAGCATCTATCTCTCGCCCGCACCGCTTTATCACGCTGCGCCGCTGCGCTGGTCGATGACGATCCATCGTCTGGGCGGGACGGTGGTCTTGATGAAGAAATTCGATCCCGAAGGCGCGCTTGCGGCGATCCAGCACTATCGCTGCAACGCGGCGCAATTTGTGCCCACCCATTTCGTCCGCATGCTGAAGCTGCCCGAGGCGGTGCGCGCGCAATATGATGTATCGACGATGAAGAGCGCAATTCACGCCGCGGCGCCCTGCCCGATCCCGGTCAAGCAGGCGATGATCGACTGGTGGGGGCCGGTCCTGCTCGAATATTATGCGGGGTCGGAGGGCAATGGCATGACCTTTGCGACCAGCCAGGACTGGCTTGCGCACAAGGGCACGGTGGGCCGCGCGATCAACGGCGTCGTCCATATCGTGGGCGAGGATAATGAAACCGAGGTGCCGGTCGGGGAGGAAGGGACGGTCTTCTTCGAAAGTGAAAGCGTCTTCGAATATCACGATGATCCCGAGAAGACTGCCTCCAGCCGCAATTCAAAAGGCTGGTCGACGCTCGGGGACGTCGGCAAGCTCGACGCAGACGGCTTTCTTTATCTGACCGACCGCAAGAGCTTCATGATCATCTCCGGCGGGGTGAATATCTATCCGCAGGAGATCGAAAACCACCTTGTCACCCATCCCAAGGTCGCCGACGTTGCCGTGGTCGGCGGGCCGCACGAGGAAATGGGCGAAGAAGTGATTGCGGTAGTCCAGCCGGCGGACATGGCCGATGCAACCGACGCCTTTCGCGACGAGCTGATCGCATACGCGCGGGAGAAACTCTCGGGCGTGAAGATCCCGCGCCGGATCGACTTTCTCGATGCGCTGCCGCGCCACGACACGGGCAAACTCTACAAGAGGCTGCTGCGCGACCGCTATTGGGAGCAGGCGAAGGAAAGGGCGTGACCCGATGACCAACCGCGTCGAATTCTTCTTCGATTTGTCGAGCCCGTGGACCTGCCTCGCCTTTCACAATTTGCCAGCCATACTCGAGCGCAACGGCGTGAGCGCGCGCTATTGCCCGATCCTGGTCGGCGGGGTGTTCAATGCGGTAAACCCGGCGATCTATGCCGCGCGAGAGCAGGCCGACAACCGGCGGATGCAGCACAGCTGGAAGGTACTGAAAGATTGGGCGCAGCTTGCCGGTGTCCCGATGAACTTCCCCTCAAGATGGCACCCTGCAAAGAGCGTGACCGCGATGCGCTTTGCCGCAGCGCTCGAGGACGACCAGTCCTCGCTCGTCCGTTTCGCGCGCGCTGCCTTTGCGAGCTACTTCGATCGCCAGGAAAATCTTGACGATCCTGACGTGCTCGAGGCCGTCGCCGACGCCGAGGGGCTCGACGGGGCGGCGATTCGCGCCGCGGCAGGCAGCGAATCCGTCAAGGCGCGGCTGCGCGCGAACACCGAGGAGGTCATCGCGCGCGGCGGTTACGGTTCCCCCACCATCTTCGTCGACGGCGACGACATGTATTTCGGAAACGACCAATTGCCGCTCGTCGAAGCGGCCCTCAAACGCTGACGCGAAGGACTCTCCCATGAAGGACCGGATTTCCATCACCATGCTGGACGGCGGGATCGCCGATGTCCGGCTTATCCGTACCGACAAGCTCAATGCCCTCGACGCAGCGATGTGGTCGGCGCTGGCCGAGGCCGTCGACGAGCTCAAGGCGCAGCAGGGCCTTCGCGTCGTCGTTCTGTCGGGCGAGGGGCGCGCCTTCTGCGCAGGCCTTGACCTCTCCAGCCTCAGCGCCGAGCGTGATCCGGGCGCGAGCAGCGCGGGGGGCAGCTTGTCCGATCGTACGCGCGGAATTGCGAACAACGCCCAATATGCAGCATGGGGCTGGCGCGAGCTGCCGGTGCCGGTGATCGCCGCCGTGCATGGTGTTGCATTCGGCGCAGGCAGTCAGATCATGGCGGCGGCCGACATCCGCATCGTCCACCCCGACACGCGCATCGCGATCATGGAGATGCGCTGGGGCCTCGTCCCCGATGTTGCCGGAATGGCGCTATGGCGTACGCAGGTCGCCGACGACGTGCTGCGCGAGCTGATATACACCAACCGGGAATTTACAGGCTCGGAGGCGAAGATGCTGGGCTTTGCGACCCATGTGTCCGACGATCCCCTGGCGAAGGCGCTCGAGCTTGCCGAGGTGATCGCGAACAAGAATCCGCACGCCATTCGCGGTGCCAAGCGCCTCTGCAACATGCTCGCCGACGCCACCGACGCCGAGATCCTGCAAGCCGAAAGCGATGAACAGGTGAAGGTCATCCGCACTCCCAATCAGATGGAGGCGGTGATGGCAGGGATGGAGAAGCGGAAGCCGAATTTCGTGGATTGACTTGACCCCGGGGGCTCGAGCCGGACAGCTTCGTCAAAGAAGCGCAAGAAAGCGCGCCGCGTTGTTCCAGTCGGCTTCGCGCCGTCGGCGCGCTTTTTGCGCCTCGCTGTCGGCGCCCCAGCGGCGTTCCTGGTAGAGTTCGTCGAGGTTGACCGCCTCCCACAGCGCGGCGGCGTCGAATGCGCGCTCCGCAAGCGCGAGCGCGGCGACGAGCGAACCCCCAATGGTCACGATGGGCGTCAGCGCGGCGAGGCGGTAAGGATCGTAGATGAGAAGCGCGCCGCGCAGCGCCGCAACGGTGGCGGGCGGCTGGTCGACCGGAATGACGCCCTGCGCGAGGGTGAATTCGATGCCGTGGCGATCCTCGGCCCATGCGAGCAGCGGGTTCCACGCCGCGGCCTGCTCGGCCTGGAGCGCGGCGTCGCGGGCGTCGCGGTAGCACAGAAGGTCGCTCTCGGCATAAGCGGCGATGGGTGCGGCGAAGGTGGCGGGGTCAGGGCGCGCAAGGTCGATGGCGGCGTTGGCAAGTCCGGTGAGCGGCATCGCCGCTGGATCGAGCCGGTTGTCCTGCGCGCCCCATTCGGCCGCAATGGCTTCAGCCAGCGCGCGGCTCGCGACTACGAGCGGCGCGCGCCCTGGGGTATTTACCGCGCGCCCATCGAGCGCGATGCCCCATCCGCCGTCCGCTGCAACGGCCTTGGCCTCTTTCCAGAACCTCTTCATCGCGCGTCGGGCGACCGCCAGCGCCGCGCGAGGATCTTTGGCATCACCGTGAAATCGAACAGGCCGACCAGCACCACGGCGACTCCTATCCATCGGTCGGCAGGCTGGCCGGCGAGGGTCCAGCCGCCACGGATCAGCACAAAGCCCGCGAGGGTGAAAAGAGCGCCCGTGATGCGGATGGCGTTGAGCGCGATGAAACGCTTCTTGGCGAGGGCGTCGTTTGCCGTGGTTGTCATGCGTTCTTCCTAGCGCCGCCGAGCTCACGCATCAAATGGGCGAGGGCGCCGTGGCCTGTACGTTCGATACCGTCCGCGACGCGCGCTCGCTCGTCAGCATCCTTGTTCTGCGACAGCTTGATCGTCGGGCGCCAGGCGGTGATGGGCATTTCAAAGGCGAGGATCGCGCCCGTCAGCTTGCCGAAACAGGCCGGATCCATCTTGCCTCGCGTCCAAGGCGGATCTTCGCCGGCCCGGGCTTCGTGAAGCGCTGCGAGCGCGTCGAGCTGGGCGACGAGACCGGCATCATCGAGTTGGCGGGGCACGCCCTCCATCTCGACTGCGACATAGTTCCAGGTTGGCACCGCCTTTGTCTGATCGGCGTACCAGTTCGCGCTGACATAGGCGTCGGGACCCTGCACGACCACCAGCGCCGCGGCGCCTGCGAGATGCTTCGTCAACCCATTGCCACGCGCGAGATGAAATTGCAGCGTCGTTGCGTCCTCACTGAGGATCACCGGCGCATGAGCGACCCGCGGGCCGTCAGGCGTGCCGGCGAAGATCGCGGCAAAGCCGATCTCGCGCACAAGCAAGGCGGCGAGATCGTCCTGCTCGGGGCGGAAGGCGGAGTTGGGGTGCATCAGCGGGGCTTTTTGGGAGGCGCCTTGCGATTGGCCGGGGCGCGTTTCGCAGGGCCCTTGGCCTTGGCTTCGGCGCGTCCGCGCCGCTCGCCGCGGCGCGCCTTTCGCACCTGCTTCGCATGCGCCTTGGCTTTCGCCTTCTCGATCGTTCGGTTTGAGGGTTTCGGCGCCTCTTCGGCGACGACATCACCGAGCAGCAGGTCAAAGCCGAGCGCGTCCAGGCTTGCGGCGAAATGGTCGGGAACCGGCGCCGAAATATCGAGTGCGCCTCCATCGGGATGATCGACGCGAAGCCGGCGGCTGTGCAGGTGAAGCTTGCGGCTGATCGTTCCGGTCAGGAAGGCGCCCTTGCCGCCATATTTGCCATCGCCGACGATTGGGTGGCCGATTGCTGCCATATGCACGCGAAGCTGGTGGGTGCGCCCGGTCAGAGGCTGTAATTCGACCCATGCAGCGCTGTTGCCCGCGCGCTCAATGATCCGGTAGCGCGTCCTCGAGGGCAGCCCCTTTTCGTCGACATGCATTTTCTCGCCGCCCGATCCGGGTTGCTTCGCGAGCGGCAGGTCGATTTCGCCCTGCGCGATGTCGGGCACCCCGACGATGATCGCCCAATAGGTCTTGCGCGCGCTGCGGTTTGAAAAGGCTTTGGCGAACCAGGCCGCCGCGCGCGGCGTGCGCGCGACGAGCAGCGCGCCCGACGTATCCTTGTCGAGGCGATGGACAAGCTTGGGGCGCACAGCCGCGTCGAACTGAAGCGCATCGAGCAGACCGTCGACATGGCTGTCCGTCTTGGTGCCACCCTGCGTTGCAAGGCCGGGGGGTTTGTCGAGCACCAGCGCGCTCGCATCGCGGTGGAGCACCATCGATGTAGCGAGTGCGACGTCGGCGTCGGTGAGCGGACGTCCTTTGCGCGCCGGGCGCGCAGCAGGGGCGGCGGGCGGGACGGGCATCGCGATGCGCTGTCCCGCCTCGATGCGGTCCGACACGTCGGCCTTGCGGCCATCGAGGGTCAGCTCGCCTGACCGTGCCCAGCGCGCCAGGAGCGCGTGCGGTGTGCCCGGCCGGTGGCGCTTGAACCAGCGGTCGAGACGAATGCCGTCATCCTCTTCAGCGACGACGGCTGCGTCGCGATCCTGGGCGGGCGCACTCATGCCGGAAGCTCGCGCATGATCAGCATTCCAAGGCCGCAGGCCGCAATGGCGGCGATCACCGAGGACAGGACATAGATGGCAGCTTGCAGGATGGCGCCGCGTTCGAAGAGCATCCAGAATTCGAGGCTGAAAGAGGAAAAGGTCGTGAAGCCGCCCAGGATTCCCACGCCAAGAAATAGGCGCGCCGTGTCGCTCCCCCCGCTCCGCGCGAACCAGCCGATCAGCACGCCCATGAGCAGGCTGCCCAATATGTTGATCGACAGCGTCCACCACGGAAAGCCGGGCCCGAACCGAGCCAGCATCAGCTGACCGACGATATGGCGGGCGCCGGCGCCAATTGCGCCGCCGATCATGACAGGGAAAAGGCCGTTCATGCGCCCGCCCTAGCCGCAAAAGCGGCCGAGGCAAAGAATTGCGTCGCCAGGGCTCGACGAGAGCGAGCACTGATGCGGGGCGGCATGACGCCCCGCAAACCCCAAGGGCGCAGACGGCGCTCCGCGATGCGCGCGCGGTTGCGCTTTGTGTCCTGGGCAAGCGATAGCGCCCTGATGGAGGCTGAAAGGCGGGGGGACGGCGCCGAGCGGCCGGCGCGGGAGCAATCCTCGGCGAGTGCGGTCACTGCATCCGGTTCATATCATCCATGAAGAAACGATTGCGGCCGCTTGCCAGCGCGCGCTCTCTGTGGCAGGGGCGCGCTTCCCTTTACGGAAGGGCGCTTAGCTCAGTTGGTAGAGCATCTCGTTTACACCGAGAGGGTCGGCGGTTCGAGCCCGTCAGCGCCCACCACGAACTTTCCTTTCTCTTCCGCGTTTGATGCTGTGTCGGCTGTCGGCGGCAAGAGCGGAAGGATATCCTCGCGCCATGCCTCCTCGAAGGCTCCTGCCGCTGCGGCGCGGTACGCTTCTCGGTTCAGAGCCACACGCCGGTGCCCTATCAGCTTTGCTATTGCTCGATCTGCCGGAAGCAACAGGGCGGTGGCGGCTATGCGATCAACCTTGGCGCCGACGCGGCGTCGCTCAGGGTCGATGGCGCAGACAATCTGGGGGTCTACCGCGCGCGCATCGCCGACGAGCAACATGAAGGCTGCGGCCTGTCGAGCGGAGAGCGGCGGTTTTGCCGTTCCTGCGGGTCGGCGCTGTGGCTCTATGATCCGACGTGGCCCGAGCTGGTCCATCCCTTTGCAAGCGCTATCGATTCGGACCTTCCGGTCCCGCCATCGCGCGTTCACCTCATGCTCAAATACAAGGCGGGCTGGGCAGAACCAAGGATTGGCGCAGGTGACAAGAGCTTTGACCTCTATCCCGAGCAATCGATCGAGGAATGGCACAAAGACCAGGGGCTATGGATCGACTGATCGCAGCGCCGCTCGGGCACGGAGGGGGACGAGAGGATACCCCTCGCCCCCGTTTTCGTCTCAGGCCGCGAGCTTCCTCAGCACGTAGTGGAGGATGCCGCCGTTCATATAATATTCGATCTCGTTCGCCGTATCGATGCGGCAGAGCGTGTCGAACGCGAAGGTCGAGCCGTCGGGGCGCGTAACATTGACGGTTACGCTCTGACGAGGCTTGAGGTCCGCGATGCCGGTGATCGTGAAGACATCGTCGCCCGTCAGACCGAGCGTCTCGCGCGTCTGGCCGTCCTGGAACTGCAGCGGGAGTACCCCCATGCCGACGAGGTTCGAGCGGTGGATTCGCTCAAAACTCTCGACGATCACCGCGCGGACGCCGAGGAGGTTCGTGCCCTTCGCCGCCCAGTCGCGTGACGATCCCGTGCCATATTCCTTGCCGGCGATGACAACGAGCGGTGTCCCGTCGGCCTTGTGGCGCATCGCCGCGTCGTAGATCGGCATCACTTCGGAGCCGTAGCGCGACATGCCCCCCTCGATACCCGGAACCATTTCGTTCTTGATCCGGATGTTCGCGAACGTTCCGCGCATCATGACCTCGTGGTGGCCGCGGCGAGCGCCATAGCTGTTGAAGTCGGCCTTGCTTACCTGATGCTCCATCAGCCACTTACCGGCCGGGCTGTCCGCCTTGATGCTGCCCGCGGGACTGATGTGGTCGGTCGTTATGCTGTCACCGAGGATCGCGAGCGGCTTCGCGCCGACAATGTCCGACACCGGCGCCGGGGTCATTTCCATCCCTTCGAAATAGGGCGGGTTTGCAACATAGGTCGAGCCCGCGCGCCACTGATAGGTATCGCTGCCCTCGACCTCGATCTTTTGCCAGTGCGCGTCGCCCTGGTAGACATGCGCGTAGCGCGCTTCGAACATTTCGCGATCGACCGCCCCGCCAATCGCATCGGCGACTTCCTTATTGGTCGGCCAGATGTCGGCGAGGAAGACGTCCTTGCCCTCCTTGTCCTGCCCGATCGGCGTGGTGGTGAAATCCTCGGTCACCGTTCCCTTCAGGGCATAGGCGACGACGAGAGGCGGCGAGGCGAGGAAGTTTGCGCGAACGTCGGGTGACACGCGGCCTTCAAAGTTGCGGTTGCCCGAGAGGACCGAGGCGGCAACGATATCATTGCCGTTGATTGCAGCCGAAATCGGCTCCGCCAGCGGCCCCGAATTGCCGATGCAGGTGGTGCAGCCATATCCAACAAGATTATAGCCGATCGCGTCGAGATGCTCCTGCAGCCCCGCCTTGGCAAGATAGTCGGTGACGACCTGCGACCCCGGCGCCAGGCTGGTCTTGACCCACGGCTTCGGCTTCAGACCGCGCTCGTTCGCTTTCTTGGCGACGAGGCCCGCGGCGACCATGACCCCGGGGTTCGAGGTGTTGGTGCAGCTGGTGATCGCGGCGATCACCACATCGCCGTCGCCGATGTCGTGTGACTTGCCCTCGACCGCGACGCGCTTCGGTGTGCTCTTTCCGTAGACCGCCTTGAGATCGGCGTTGAACACATCGTCGACTTCGGTCAGCACGACCTTGTCCTGCGGCCGCTTCGGCCCGGCGAGGCTCGGTACGACGGTACCCATGTCGAGTTCGAGCGTGTCGGTGAAGACGGGGTCGGGCATGTCGGCCGAGAGCCACAGCCCCTGCTTCTTGGCATAAGCTTCCACCAGCGCGATATTCTCTTCGCTGCGCCCCGTGAGGCGCATGTAATCGAGCGTCTTGTCGTCGATCCCGAAGAAACCGCAGGTCGCGCCATATTCGGGGGCCATGTTGGCGAGAGTCGCGCGGTCGGCGAGGCTGAGCGAAGCAAGGCCCGGTCCGAAATAC contains:
- a CDS encoding class I adenylate-forming enzyme family protein codes for the protein MTTDDILATDFATLPDLVRAHAKKRPGAVAAADPFRRLSWLELDRIVDRIAARLQEDGLTKGDRTAIAGLNSVEQVAVILGTLRAGGVAGLITNSATGEQMAAMIADTGARHLFLDSAASASLEGQIVTASDRIAMDGSDVGTPLDIWMAAEGAAPAPVTIDPLDGFNIIYSSGTTGTPKGIVHSHAMRWQHIQRGAPAYGPAAVTILSTPLYSNTTMASFLPTLGSGGQVVLMKKFDARGFLELAERERATNTMLVPVQYRRIMALEDFDRFDLSSFVMKYCTSAPFPAALKADVLKRWPGGLVEIYGMTEGGATFILEAHQYPDKLHTVGKPAPGHIAKVIDEDGNELPQGSVGELVGRSPAMMTGYNNRPDATKAMHWYDAEGNLFYRHGDIGRIDEDGFLTLMDRAKDMIISGGFNIFPSDLEAILTADERVVEAAVVGMPSEEWGETPVAFVVLKDGADPEAVRADCNARVGKTQRLSAIKIVDELPRSPIGKVLKRELRDRHSG
- a CDS encoding acyl-CoA synthetase translates to MHPSVHARTNPQKPAVIVAETGEAISYAELDAASNRAAQMFRAHGLEHEDVIAFMLDNTPHYYGLTWGAQRAGLRYVCISSRLTQDETDYILENSGAKMLVVAASLAPAALQLQTKIERFSMGGEIAGWPKIEDELARMPADPIADERAGVDMLYSSGTTGRPKGVRVPLPEEPAIDAPNSLVMLASMAFGINSESIYLSPAPLYHAAPLRWSMTIHRLGGTVVLMKKFDPEGALAAIQHYRCNAAQFVPTHFVRMLKLPEAVRAQYDVSTMKSAIHAAAPCPIPVKQAMIDWWGPVLLEYYAGSEGNGMTFATSQDWLAHKGTVGRAINGVVHIVGEDNETEVPVGEEGTVFFESESVFEYHDDPEKTASSRNSKGWSTLGDVGKLDADGFLYLTDRKSFMIISGGVNIYPQEIENHLVTHPKVADVAVVGGPHEEMGEEVIAVVQPADMADATDAFRDELIAYAREKLSGVKIPRRIDFLDALPRHDTGKLYKRLLRDRYWEQAKERA
- a CDS encoding 2-hydroxychromene-2-carboxylate isomerase, whose amino-acid sequence is MTNRVEFFFDLSSPWTCLAFHNLPAILERNGVSARYCPILVGGVFNAVNPAIYAAREQADNRRMQHSWKVLKDWAQLAGVPMNFPSRWHPAKSVTAMRFAAALEDDQSSLVRFARAAFASYFDRQENLDDPDVLEAVADAEGLDGAAIRAAAGSESVKARLRANTEEVIARGGYGSPTIFVDGDDMYFGNDQLPLVEAALKR
- a CDS encoding crotonase/enoyl-CoA hydratase family protein encodes the protein MKDRISITMLDGGIADVRLIRTDKLNALDAAMWSALAEAVDELKAQQGLRVVVLSGEGRAFCAGLDLSSLSAERDPGASSAGGSLSDRTRGIANNAQYAAWGWRELPVPVIAAVHGVAFGAGSQIMAAADIRIVHPDTRIAIMEMRWGLVPDVAGMALWRTQVADDVLRELIYTNREFTGSEAKMLGFATHVSDDPLAKALELAEVIANKNPHAIRGAKRLCNMLADATDAEILQAESDEQVKVIRTPNQMEAVMAGMEKRKPNFVD
- a CDS encoding ATP12 family chaperone protein — protein: MKRFWKEAKAVAADGGWGIALDGRAVNTPGRAPLVVASRALAEAIAAEWGAQDNRLDPAAMPLTGLANAAIDLARPDPATFAAPIAAYAESDLLCYRDARDAALQAEQAAAWNPLLAWAEDRHGIEFTLAQGVIPVDQPPATVAALRGALLIYDPYRLAALTPIVTIGGSLVAALALAERAFDAAALWEAVNLDELYQERRWGADSEAQKARRRREADWNNAARFLALL
- a CDS encoding FMN-binding negative transcriptional regulator, whose translation is MHPNSAFRPEQDDLAALLVREIGFAAIFAGTPDGPRVAHAPVILSEDATTLQFHLARGNGLTKHLAGAAALVVVQGPDAYVSANWYADQTKAVPTWNYVAVEMEGVPRQLDDAGLVAQLDALAALHEARAGEDPPWTRGKMDPACFGKLTGAILAFEMPITAWRPTIKLSQNKDADERARVADGIERTGHGALAHLMRELGGARKNA
- a CDS encoding RluA family pseudouridine synthase, whose protein sequence is MSAPAQDRDAAVVAEEDDGIRLDRWFKRHRPGTPHALLARWARSGELTLDGRKADVSDRIEAGQRIAMPVPPAAPAARPARKGRPLTDADVALATSMVLHRDASALVLDKPPGLATQGGTKTDSHVDGLLDALQFDAAVRPKLVHRLDKDTSGALLVARTPRAAAWFAKAFSNRSARKTYWAIIVGVPDIAQGEIDLPLAKQPGSGGEKMHVDEKGLPSRTRYRIIERAGNSAAWVELQPLTGRTHQLRVHMAAIGHPIVGDGKYGGKGAFLTGTISRKLHLHSRRLRVDHPDGGALDISAPVPDHFAASLDALGFDLLLGDVVAEEAPKPSNRTIEKAKAKAHAKQVRKARRGERRGRAEAKAKGPAKRAPANRKAPPKKPR
- the crcB gene encoding fluoride efflux transporter CrcB; this encodes MNGLFPVMIGGAIGAGARHIVGQLMLARFGPGFPWWTLSINILGSLLMGVLIGWFARSGGSDTARLFLGVGILGGFTTFSSFSLEFWMLFERGAILQAAIYVLSSVIAAIAACGLGMLIMRELPA
- a CDS encoding GFA family protein gives rise to the protein MLAPCLLEGSCRCGAVRFSVQSHTPVPYQLCYCSICRKQQGGGGYAINLGADAASLRVDGADNLGVYRARIADEQHEGCGLSSGERRFCRSCGSALWLYDPTWPELVHPFASAIDSDLPVPPSRVHLMLKYKAGWAEPRIGAGDKSFDLYPEQSIEEWHKDQGLWID
- the acnA gene encoding aconitate hydratase AcnA: MTTTGHDTLGTRSTLDVGGKTYAYYSLEKAAAKLGDVSRLPFSMKVLLENLLRFEDGGFTVSADDVQAIVDWQSNPVSTREIQYRPARVLLQDFTGVPCVVDLAAMRDAIATLGGDTSKINPLVPVHLVIDHSVMVDEFGHPKAFEQNVEIEYYRNGERYDFLKWGSKSLSNFKAVPPGTGICHQVNLEHIAQAVWSSEDASGETVAYPDTCVGTDSHTTMINGLGVLGWGVGGIEAEAAMLGQPVSMLIPEVVGFKLTGQLKEGVTATDLVLTATQMLRAKGVVGRFVEYFGPGLASLSLADRATLANMAPEYGATCGFFGIDDKTLDYMRLTGRSEENIALVEAYAKKQGLWLSADMPDPVFTDTLELDMGTVVPSLAGPKRPQDKVVLTEVDDVFNADLKAVYGKSTPKRVAVEGKSHDIGDGDVVIAAITSCTNTSNPGVMVAAGLVAKKANERGLKPKPWVKTSLAPGSQVVTDYLAKAGLQEHLDAIGYNLVGYGCTTCIGNSGPLAEPISAAINGNDIVAASVLSGNRNFEGRVSPDVRANFLASPPLVVAYALKGTVTEDFTTTPIGQDKEGKDVFLADIWPTNKEVADAIGGAVDREMFEARYAHVYQGDAHWQKIEVEGSDTYQWRAGSTYVANPPYFEGMEMTPAPVSDIVGAKPLAILGDSITTDHISPAGSIKADSPAGKWLMEHQVSKADFNSYGARRGHHEVMMRGTFANIRIKNEMVPGIEGGMSRYGSEVMPIYDAAMRHKADGTPLVVIAGKEYGTGSSRDWAAKGTNLLGVRAVIVESFERIHRSNLVGMGVLPLQFQDGQTRETLGLTGDDVFTITGIADLKPRQSVTVNVTRPDGSTFAFDTLCRIDTANEIEYYMNGGILHYVLRKLAA